The genomic window GCCGAGCAGAACCGCATCTCCTTCGGCCGCACCAAGGCCGAGAAGCAGCTCACCCGCGCCCTGAACGAGAAGGCCGACAAGGCCCATCGCGGCGGCCGGATCGAGACCGATGACGACGGCGCCTGACGGCTCACCTAAAGCTTGAAGAGCCGGAATGGATTCCGCGATCAGCCACTTATGCGGTTTCCTTGAATCGATCCGTCAATATCCAACCGGGATGTGAAGCCGCTTCATGATCCGTAAGCATTCGGCGACATTGCACGGCCATCGCACCAGCTTCTCGCTGGAGGACGAGTTCTGGGCCGATCTGAAGACGATCGCCGAAAACCGTTCAATGCCGCTCGCCGCCCTGATTTCCGAGATCGATGACCACCGCGCGCCGCACAGCAACCTCTCCTCGGCACTGCGGCTCTACGTGCTCGCCTGGGCGAAGGACGGCAGCGGCCGAGAGCCGTGAGCGACAGCCCTTGCGAAAACAAGGGCCTGAAACCTGTCACCTGAATTAGCTTCCCAGCTGCGCTGTTACTGAGCCTGAACGCCGGGCACCTGGTCGAAATTGAGTGAACCGGGCGGCAACTGGCTGGCGCGCCGCGCCGCTTCCGCCTCGGCGGCCGCCCTCTCGGCATCCGCCTTGGCTTTGGCTTCCGCCGCCGCGCGTGCGGCATCAGCCTCGGTGGCAGCTTTCTCCTGGGCTGCCTGCTGTGCCAGCATGCGCAGGCGTTCTTCCTCCGCCTGCCGCTGCCGCTCGATCTCCGCCGCCTTGACACGCTCGGCGTCGTTGAAGCGATAGAGTGCTGCCTCACGGCGCAGCCGCTGCTTTTCGAGCACGATCGCCTGCAGCCGCTCGACGCGGCGGCGCTCGCGCTCGAAGGCGCGCAGCGACAGATAGCTGGTGATATCGGTCACATCCATTGTCTTGCCGGGCGACGGCAGCATGCCGGAAAAGTTCAGCCCGAGTGCCGGGTCGGCGCCGGAAAGCGCTTCCGCACCCGGATTGAGCCCGACGCCGATCGTCGCGCTGATCCGCTCCTCCGGCAGCGCGATCTGCGCATCGGCCGTGATGCGGCCAAGATCGTTGGCAATGGCGACGTTCTGCACCCTCACCGTCCCGTCGGTGATGTTGAAGGGAATGCCGAGCGGCGGCAGCTTCGCCTCGCCGTTGCTGAGCAGCGTCTCGACGATCGGATGGACCTTGCCGGCGGTGATCTGCTCCTGCATCGTGTCGGTTGCGGCAAGCAGCGGCGGCAGGATGGCAAGGTTCAGCCCGCGTATGCTGGTCTCGCCGAGCTTCAGCTCGCCCGAGCCGTTGAGCGAGCTGGCGATCTCGCCGATCGTCTTGCCCGAAGCCTCCATCGACAGCGACAGGCCGAACTTGCCGTTGGCGATCGGCGCGCCGTCGCGCAGCCAGACGACGCCGGCAAGATCGGAATCGGCAAGCGAAAGCTTCGTCTGCAGGAAGCCGGTGCCGTCCGCATTGGTGAAGAGCAGGCTGCCGGAGAGCGCTCCGCCGTCCCAGTTGCCGGCCATGTCGTTAAGCTGCAGCTCGTCGCCCTTGTAGGCGACGTTGCTGGTGAAGTCGGAGACCGCCGTTTCCGGCAGGCCCGGCCAGAATTGCTTGGCCGAAAGCTTCAGGTTGACGTCGAGATCCTTGAAGACAGGCAGTCCGAGCGGCGCCTTCGTCAGAGCGCCGGTGGCGGGATCGACGATCTGGCCGAACACCGCTTCACCGAGCCAGCCGGCATCAGCCTTGGCAAGGGTCAGTTCGCCGCTTGCCGTCGTCTTTGCCGCCTTCCGGTCGAAGGTCAACGCGCCTGAAAATTCATTGTCGGCCGCATGGCCCTTGAGATCGGAGAAGACGATCTTGTCGCCGTCGACGGCGGCTTTGGCCTGCAGGCCGAAAGGCAGCCCTGCCCCGGTCTGCGGCAAGGCGATGCCGTTCATGATGAGATAGGGATCGATATCGGCGCTGTCGAGTGAAAGCGCGATCTTCCCGTTCATGAAGCTTTCCGGCCGGACGTCGACCTTGCCATTGGCGGTAAACGAGGTCCGGTCGGTGGCAAAGGTCAGCGCCGCTTCAGCGGGGTCGTTGCCCGATGCCTGAACTTTCAGCGTCAGGCGGCCATTGGCGCCGACATCGACGGGCAGCGGGTCGAGCCCGGCCTGGCCGAACAGGATCGACGGCACGGCATTTTCCAGCGTCGCCTCCAGGCTGGTCGTGCCGTTGCCCGTCAGCGCCAGCAGGTCGGACATGCGGTAGTCGAGATTGACGCGGCTGCCGTTCGACACGCCGGCAAGCGTCACCGTCAGCGCATTACCCTCATCGCCGCCGAGTGTGAGCGCGCCGCGCAGCGCCGTATTGCCGTACCAGCCGGCATTGCGCACCAGCCGGTCGAGCACCGGGTGATGCGGCAGGCGCTCGCGCAGCATGGTGAAGAAACCGCCGGGATCGGCCGATTTGAAGGTGATCTCGCCGGCGCCCTTATAATCGAGCAGCGAGCCTTCCGCCCTTCCCGTCGCCGTCAGCTCGGCTCCGGCAATATTCTTGATCGACAACCGGTCGACGGCAAGCGCGCCGTCGGCGATGGTAAATGTCGTTTCGACATTCTCGGCGCTGACGCCGAAGGCGTTGAATTTGTCGGCCTTGAGCTGGGCGGCGATCTTGTGGTCGAGCACGTTGTCGCCGGTATCCTGGCCGGTCAGCAATCCCGTCAGCGCCTGCAGGGCGTCGAGATCGAGCGTATCGCCGTTCAGCGCCACAGACAGCGTCGGCGTCTGGCCGGAGACCGCCTGCCGCTCCAGCCGTCCCTTCAGTGTCGCCGGGCCGATGGCGACCTCGAGATTTTCGAAACGCTGCAATTCGTGCGTCAGGCTGACATTGGCCGAAAAGCCCGCCTGTCGCAATTGCCGGATCGCCGGATCGACCGAGCCGGCAAGCCAGGAAGCAAGCCCGGTCGGCTGGCTGGAGGCCACCACGATCTGCCCGTTGAAAGAGGGCTCGCCCTTGAGCAGAAGCTTGCCCTTGCCTTCCACCTGGGTGCGGCCCGGCAGCGTACCGGTGGCACTGTCGATCATCCAGCCGGTCCCGGCGGGCTCAAGCTCCAGCTGCACGTCGCGCAGCGTCGTGTCGCCGGCAACGATCGCCGGCAGCTTGACGCTCGCCTTTCCCGGCACCTGCGGGATCGGCACCTGGCCGACGATATCGATCAGCGAGCTCAGCCGCTGGCGCGCCGAAACCGCCGCATCGCGCGTCGTCTTGCCCGATGCGCCCTGATTGGCGATGCGGTTGACGTCGATCTGCTGCCCGTCGGCGGTCAGCAGGAATTCCGGCGCATTGCCGGTATCGAGCGTTGCCTCGCCTGTTATGACATAGGGATCGTCGGTCGGCCCGATCTCCATACGGTATTCGGGGATGCGGATGCGCTCGTTGGTGAGCTCGAAGCGGCCCTTGGCGCGCGGTGGCTGAATACGTTTGTCGGCGGGCTTGGCCGCGTTGCCGTCTTCGATCGCCGCCGAAAGCTGGCCCTGGTAATTCGGCTTGCTATCGACGAGCTTCAACTCACCGTCGAGATCGATGGTGACAGGGTGCTTGTCCGGCGAGAGCTTCGTGCGCATGCGCAGCGCACCCTTCTCGTCGGGCTGGCTGCTGGAGATGGAGAAGCTTCCATGCTCGCCGTCGAGCGCCGCGTCACCCTCGATACGCCAGGGGCCGGCCAGCGATTTCGCCGACATTTCGGCATTGAGGCCTGTGATATGGCGCGAGCGTCCCGACTGGTCGTCGATGAACTCCACTTCGCCGCCGCTGACATGCACGTTTTCGAGAACGACGGTCTTTGCCGGTATTTCCGGACGGCTGCCGCGCATCCAGTCGAGCGTGCCGTCTTTCAGCAATCTCAAGCGCACCTTCGGATTGACGACGCGCATGTCGAAGATCAGCGCCTCGCCCGACAGGAAAGGCGCAAGCTCGGCATCCATGGAGAACTGCTCGACCTTGACGATCGGCGTGCCGTCCGCCTCCTGGCCGACGCGCACGTCATGCAGCGTAACGGAAGGAAAGGGCAAGAGGCGCGCATCCACCGTGCCATGGACGGTGACCTTCTTGCCGATGATGCGGCTTGCCTGGTCCTCGAAATTCTTGCGGAAATCCGTCCAGTCGATGAACAGCGGCGCAAGCAGCGCCACAAAGAGCGCCGCGACGATCACTCCCCCCAGAAAGACGAGGAACCGGCCTACCAATGCAAGGATTCTCCATTCGGAATTCTGTTGCCGACACTAGAGCATGGTGCCGAAAAGTGTGAGCGGTTTTCGGGCGACATCATGCTCTAGCTCTTTAATGAAGAACGGGATTCGGGGGCAAGCCCAAGTTCATGAGAATCTTCCGTTTTCAGCCATGGTGGAAAATCTTGCCGGGATTGAAGATATCGTCCGGATCGAGCGCCTGTTTCACCTGTCGCATCAGATCCACCGTACCGCCGAGTTCCTGCTCCAGGAACGCCATCTTGCCCTGCCCGATCCCATGTTCGCCGGTGCATGTTCCATCCATGTCGAGCGCCCGGCGGCTGAGCCGCTCGACGAAGCTCTCGGCCTTGGCGATGTCCTCGGCGCTCTTGTCGTCGAACAGCAGCAGCACGTGGAAATTCCCGTCGCCGGCATGGCCGACGATCGGGCCGAGCAGGCCGTGTTCCTCGATATCCGCCTGCGTTTCTGAAACGCAATCGGCAAGTCTCGATATCGGAACACAAACATCGGTCGAAAGTGCGGCAAGCCCGGGCGCCAGCCCCCGGGCCGCCCAATAGGCGTCGTGGCGCGCCTTCCAGAGCTTCGTGCGCTCCTCGGCATTAGCGGTCCACAGAAATTCGCCGCCGCCGCATTCCGCCGCGATTTCAGCGAAGGCGGCCGATTGCAGCGGCACCGTCTCGTCGGTGCCGTGGAACTCGAGGAAGAGCGTCGGGCTTTCGGCATAGGAAAGCCCGGAATAGGCATTGCAGGCCCGCATCTGCACGGTGTCCAGCAGCTCAATGCGCGCCACCGGGATGCCCATCTGGATCGTCATGATGACGGCATCGCAGGCGGCCTTGATGCTCGGGAAGGCACAGGCCCCGCCAGCGATCTTCTGCGGGATCGCCTGCAGGCGCAGCGTCACCGAGGTCAGGATGCCGAGCGTGCCCTCGGCGCCGACCAAAAGCCGCGTCATGTCATAGCCGGCCGAGGATTTGCGAGCGCGCCGGGCGGTGCGGATCTCCTCGCCATTGGCGGTAACCACGGTGACGGCAAGCACATTGTCCTTCATCGTCCCGTAGCGCACGGCATTGGTGCCGGAGGCCCGCGTCGAGGCCATGCCGCCGATCGAGGCGTTGGCGCCGGGGTCGATCGGGAAGAAGAGGCCGGTATCGCGCAGGTGGATATTCAGCGCCTCGCGTGTCACCCCCGGCTCGACGGTGCAGTCGAGATCTTCGGGATTGACTTCGAGCACCCGGTTCATGCGGCTGAAATCGATCGAAATCCCGCCATTGGCGGCGTTGACCTGGCCCTCAAGCGACGTGCCGACGCCGAAGCCGATCACCGGCACCTTGTGGGCGGCGCAGACCTTGACCGCGGCCTTCACATCCTCGGCGCTCTCCGCAAAAAGCACGCCGTCGGGCAACTGCGATGGAATGTAGGTCGTCGTATGGGCATGCTGCGCCCGGAAGGACTGGCCGGTCTGGAAGCGCTCGCCGAAGCTCTGCTTGAGAATGCCGAGCACGGCCGATATCCCCGCCTCGTTGCGTATGCCGGCCTTCGCGTCCTTCAGCGCCATCCCTTTGATCTCCCTGCCATTCCGTGGATACATATCCTCTTTCGCAGATAGGCCGGGTATGCGGCAAGTCAAAGCGGCTGTCCAGTTAAGATTGGCAGAAGATTTCATTCCCCCTTTGTTATAGGCGCCCCCGCCCTTTCAGGGCGCACGGCCCGTCCGTTGGCCGGTCATGCCCTTTTTTAGAACATGCCTATTGACAAGTCACAGCCGATGCCGCTCGATATGCAAATCCAATAAACAAGACATGTGTCCAATATATTGGATTAAGATATGAGCGTTCAAACAAGGGGAACCATCATGACCGTCTCGCTCCGCGCCAGCGCGCTTTCGCTGGCAACCGCTCTCGTTCTTTCCGCCATGCCCGCCGCCGCCCAGCAGGCCAAGAGCAAGCTCGACGAAGTGCTGGCTCGCGGCCATCTCGTCATGGGAACCGGCAGCACCAATGCGCCGTGGCACTTCAAGAGCGCGGATGACAAGCTTCAGGGCTTCGACATCGATATGGGCCATATCGTCGCCAAGGCGCTATTCGGCGATCCTGACAAGATCGAGTTCGTCAACCAGTCGTCCGATGCCCGCATCCCCAACATCACCACCGACAAGGTCGATATTACCTGCCAGTTCATGACCGTGACCGGCGAGCGCGCGCAGCAGATCGCCTTCACCATCCCCTACTACCGCGAAGGCGTCGGCCTGATGCTGAAGTCCGACGGCAAATATGCCGATTATGCCGCGCTGAAGGCCGCCGGCTCGTCCGTCACGATCTCGGTGCTGCAGAACGTCTATGCCGAGACCATGGTGCATGCGGCCTTGCCGGAGGCGACCGTCGACCAGTACGAATCCGTCGACCTGATCTATCAGGCACTGGAATCCGGCCGCGCCGACGCCGTGGCGACCGACCAGTCGTCGCTCGCCTGGTACATGACGCAGAACCCCGGCCGCTATAAGGATGCCGGCTACGGCTGGAACCCGCAAACCTATGCCTGCGGCGTCAAGCGCGGCGATCAGGATTGGCTGAACTTCGTCAACACCGCCCTGCATGAGGCCATGACCGGCGTCGAATTCGACTTCTACGCCAAGTCGTTCAAGACCTGGTTCGGCAAGGATCTGACGCCGCCCCAGATCGGCTTCCCGGTCGAATACAAGTAAGGTCGCCTGGGACGGCAGGGGCCTCCGGAGAATGTTCTCCCCTCCGGAGGTCTCTTCCGCCCGTTCTTCACCCTTGATTGCAGGATTGCGCCATGGGTTATACGCTCAATTTCGCCGCCGTCTGGCGCAGCTTCGACCAGTTGCTCGAAGGTTTGCTGCTCAGCCTAGGCCTGGCTTTCATTTCCATCCTCATCGGCGCTGCGATCGGCCTCTTCGTTGCCTTTGCGCTGACGTCGAAAAGCCGATGGCTGCAGCGCCCCGCCGCGCTCTACGTCACGATCATCCGCAACCTGCCGATCCTCGTTCTCGTTCTCTTCGCCTTCTTCGCGCTGCCGCAGCTAGGCATCAGGATCGGCAAGATCCAGAGCTTCGTCGCGGTGCTGTCGATCTATTCCGGCGCTTATCTCGCCGAAGTGTTCCGTGCCGGCCTGCTCTCCATTCCGAAAGGCCTGACGGAAGCGGGACTCGCGATCGGCCTGACGCCGATGCAGATCCGCGTCTCGATCATCACGCCGCTGATGCTGCGCAACGTTCTGCCGTCGCTCTCCTCGACCATCATCTCGCTGTTCAAGGATACGTCGCTTGCCGCCGCCATCGCGGTGCCGGAGCTGACGTTCGAGGCGAGGAAGATCAACGTGGAAACCTTCCGCGTCATCGAAACCTGGATCGTCGCCTCCGGCCTCTATGTCGTAACCTGTTCCGTGCTCGCCGCGCTGATGCGCGTCGTCGAGCGCCGGCTTGCCGTTCCGAGGTGATGTCATGACCGGATTTATTGCTTTTCTCGATCAGCTCTGGATCGCCCGCTTCGTCATCCTCAAGGGGCTCGGCGTCACGGTCTCGATCTCGCTGCTGGCGATCGTCATCGGGTCGCTGCTCGGCGTGCTCGTCGGGCTCGCGCTCGTCTACGGCAACCCAGTGCTGCGCCTGATCGTGCGGGCCTATACCGATTTCATCCGGGGAACGCCGGTTCTGGTGCTGGTGCTGGCGAGCTATTACGTGCTTTCCACCGTCGGCATCGAGCTCGGCCCGTTCCAGGCCGGCGTGCTCGCTCTTGCGGTCTTCTGCTCGTCGCATGTGGGCGAGATCGTTCGCGGCGGCCTGCAGGCGATCCCGAGAGGCCAGACCGAAGCGGCGAAAGCGATCGGCCTCACCTTCAATCAGACCTTCGCCTATGTGCTCTGGCCGCAGGCGCTGCGCCAGTTCCTGCCCGCCTGGGTCAATACGGCGGCCGAAATGGTCAAGGCATCGACGCTGCTTTCGGTCATCGGCGTCGCCGAGCTGCTGCTGCGCACGCAGGAGATCATCTCGCGCAATTTCCTGAGCCTCCAGTTCTATTTCTTCGCGGGGCTTCTCTACTTCGTCATCAATTACGGCATCGAGCGCCTCGGCAAATATGTCGAGCGCAAGACGGTCGTTCCATCGTGAGGGCTCGGTCATGAGCAAGGTACTTCTCGAAATTCAGGGGCTTCACAAGCAATATGGGCCCGTCGAGGTGTTGAAAGGCGTCGATTGCATCATGCAGCAGGGAGAGGTGATCTCGATCATCGGCTCCTCCGGCTCCGGCAAAACGACGATGCTGCGCTGCATCAACATGCTCGAGGACTTCCAGGGCGGGCACATCCGGCTCGACGGCGAAGAGATCGGTTACGACGAGTCCGGCGGCGTACGCCGGCGCAAGAGCGAGAAGGAAATCGCCCGCCAGCGGGCGCTGACCGGCATGGCCTTCCAGCAGTTCAATCTCTTTCCGCATATGACCGCCGCCCGCAATGTCATGCTCGGCCTCGTCAAGGTGAAGAAGATGCCGCGCGACGAAGCGCGCGCCGTCGCCGAGAAGTGGCTCGACCGCGTGGGTCTGGAATCGCGCGCCGACCACTATCCCGGCCAGCTCTCCGGCGGCCAGCAGCAGCGCGTCGCCATTGCCCGCGCCATCGCCATGAACCCGCGGCTGATGCTGTTCGACGAAGTCACCTCGGCGCTCGATCCCGAGCTTGTGGGCGAGGTCCTGCAGGTCATCAAGGGGCTTGCCGCCGACGGCATGAGCATGCTGCTCGTCACGCACGAAATGCGCTTCGCCTACGAGGTCTCCTCTCGCGTGATCTTCATGAACAAGGGCGTGATCTGCGAGGAAGGCAATCCAAAGGAGATGTTCGTGCAGCCGAAGACGCAGCGTCTCGCGGAATTCCTGAAAACGTCAAGCTTCAACTAATGGGCAGTTTCAACCG from Rhizobium sp. Pop5 includes these protein-coding regions:
- a CDS encoding DUF4169 family protein, which produces MSAEIVNLRQFRKKQVRSEKEKQAEQNRISFGRTKAEKQLTRALNEKADKAHRGGRIETDDDGA
- a CDS encoding ribbon-helix-helix domain-containing protein; translation: MIRKHSATLHGHRTSFSLEDEFWADLKTIAENRSMPLAALISEIDDHRAPHSNLSSALRLYVLAWAKDGSGREP
- a CDS encoding AsmA-like C-terminal region-containing protein, which codes for MVGRFLVFLGGVIVAALFVALLAPLFIDWTDFRKNFEDQASRIIGKKVTVHGTVDARLLPFPSVTLHDVRVGQEADGTPIVKVEQFSMDAELAPFLSGEALIFDMRVVNPKVRLRLLKDGTLDWMRGSRPEIPAKTVVLENVHVSGGEVEFIDDQSGRSRHITGLNAEMSAKSLAGPWRIEGDAALDGEHGSFSISSSQPDEKGALRMRTKLSPDKHPVTIDLDGELKLVDSKPNYQGQLSAAIEDGNAAKPADKRIQPPRAKGRFELTNERIRIPEYRMEIGPTDDPYVITGEATLDTGNAPEFLLTADGQQIDVNRIANQGASGKTTRDAAVSARQRLSSLIDIVGQVPIPQVPGKASVKLPAIVAGDTTLRDVQLELEPAGTGWMIDSATGTLPGRTQVEGKGKLLLKGEPSFNGQIVVASSQPTGLASWLAGSVDPAIRQLRQAGFSANVSLTHELQRFENLEVAIGPATLKGRLERQAVSGQTPTLSVALNGDTLDLDALQALTGLLTGQDTGDNVLDHKIAAQLKADKFNAFGVSAENVETTFTIADGALAVDRLSIKNIAGAELTATGRAEGSLLDYKGAGEITFKSADPGGFFTMLRERLPHHPVLDRLVRNAGWYGNTALRGALTLGGDEGNALTVTLAGVSNGSRVNLDYRMSDLLALTGNGTTSLEATLENAVPSILFGQAGLDPLPVDVGANGRLTLKVQASGNDPAEAALTFATDRTSFTANGKVDVRPESFMNGKIALSLDSADIDPYLIMNGIALPQTGAGLPFGLQAKAAVDGDKIVFSDLKGHAADNEFSGALTFDRKAAKTTASGELTLAKADAGWLGEAVFGQIVDPATGALTKAPLGLPVFKDLDVNLKLSAKQFWPGLPETAVSDFTSNVAYKGDELQLNDMAGNWDGGALSGSLLFTNADGTGFLQTKLSLADSDLAGVVWLRDGAPIANGKFGLSLSMEASGKTIGEIASSLNGSGELKLGETSIRGLNLAILPPLLAATDTMQEQITAGKVHPIVETLLSNGEAKLPPLGIPFNITDGTVRVQNVAIANDLGRITADAQIALPEERISATIGVGLNPGAEALSGADPALGLNFSGMLPSPGKTMDVTDITSYLSLRAFERERRRVERLQAIVLEKQRLRREAALYRFNDAERVKAAEIERQRQAEEERLRMLAQQAAQEKAATEADAARAAAEAKAKADAERAAAEAEAARRASQLPPGSLNFDQVPGVQAQ
- a CDS encoding FAD-binding oxidoreductase translates to MALKDAKAGIRNEAGISAVLGILKQSFGERFQTGQSFRAQHAHTTTYIPSQLPDGVLFAESAEDVKAAVKVCAAHKVPVIGFGVGTSLEGQVNAANGGISIDFSRMNRVLEVNPEDLDCTVEPGVTREALNIHLRDTGLFFPIDPGANASIGGMASTRASGTNAVRYGTMKDNVLAVTVVTANGEEIRTARRARKSSAGYDMTRLLVGAEGTLGILTSVTLRLQAIPQKIAGGACAFPSIKAACDAVIMTIQMGIPVARIELLDTVQMRACNAYSGLSYAESPTLFLEFHGTDETVPLQSAAFAEIAAECGGGEFLWTANAEERTKLWKARHDAYWAARGLAPGLAALSTDVCVPISRLADCVSETQADIEEHGLLGPIVGHAGDGNFHVLLLFDDKSAEDIAKAESFVERLSRRALDMDGTCTGEHGIGQGKMAFLEQELGGTVDLMRQVKQALDPDDIFNPGKIFHHG
- a CDS encoding transporter substrate-binding domain-containing protein, which translates into the protein MTVSLRASALSLATALVLSAMPAAAQQAKSKLDEVLARGHLVMGTGSTNAPWHFKSADDKLQGFDIDMGHIVAKALFGDPDKIEFVNQSSDARIPNITTDKVDITCQFMTVTGERAQQIAFTIPYYREGVGLMLKSDGKYADYAALKAAGSSVTISVLQNVYAETMVHAALPEATVDQYESVDLIYQALESGRADAVATDQSSLAWYMTQNPGRYKDAGYGWNPQTYACGVKRGDQDWLNFVNTALHEAMTGVEFDFYAKSFKTWFGKDLTPPQIGFPVEYK
- a CDS encoding amino acid ABC transporter permease, coding for MGYTLNFAAVWRSFDQLLEGLLLSLGLAFISILIGAAIGLFVAFALTSKSRWLQRPAALYVTIIRNLPILVLVLFAFFALPQLGIRIGKIQSFVAVLSIYSGAYLAEVFRAGLLSIPKGLTEAGLAIGLTPMQIRVSIITPLMLRNVLPSLSSTIISLFKDTSLAAAIAVPELTFEARKINVETFRVIETWIVASGLYVVTCSVLAALMRVVERRLAVPR
- a CDS encoding amino acid ABC transporter permease, encoding MTGFIAFLDQLWIARFVILKGLGVTVSISLLAIVIGSLLGVLVGLALVYGNPVLRLIVRAYTDFIRGTPVLVLVLASYYVLSTVGIELGPFQAGVLALAVFCSSHVGEIVRGGLQAIPRGQTEAAKAIGLTFNQTFAYVLWPQALRQFLPAWVNTAAEMVKASTLLSVIGVAELLLRTQEIISRNFLSLQFYFFAGLLYFVINYGIERLGKYVERKTVVPS
- a CDS encoding amino acid ABC transporter ATP-binding protein, whose product is MSKVLLEIQGLHKQYGPVEVLKGVDCIMQQGEVISIIGSSGSGKTTMLRCINMLEDFQGGHIRLDGEEIGYDESGGVRRRKSEKEIARQRALTGMAFQQFNLFPHMTAARNVMLGLVKVKKMPRDEARAVAEKWLDRVGLESRADHYPGQLSGGQQQRVAIARAIAMNPRLMLFDEVTSALDPELVGEVLQVIKGLAADGMSMLLVTHEMRFAYEVSSRVIFMNKGVICEEGNPKEMFVQPKTQRLAEFLKTSSFN